Proteins found in one Candidatus Poribacteria bacterium genomic segment:
- a CDS encoding ATP-binding cassette domain-containing protein, whose translation MIEVRELTKSYGPTVAVDHVSFDAHAGEVLGFLGPNGAGKTTTMRILTCYLSADAGSATVAGYDVFEESVEVRKQIGYLPESAPLYADMGVIEYLNFMTQVRNLPKSQRKDRIRAVIDICGLEDVIQKDIGELSKGYRQRVGLAQSLIHDPPILILDEPTSGLDPSQIIEIRNLIKNIGQEKLVLFSTHILPEVSATCSRILIINNGKIVANGTPEELSSQAKGEEIVHIAIRGSQESIEAQLNELDFVSQWNRVDTDNGIVGYQIHASQGSDAAEALFHVVVKNGWSLTELRQESVDLEDVFLNLTDKEQA comes from the coding sequence ATGATCGAAGTTAGAGAACTCACAAAATCTTACGGTCCGACAGTTGCTGTCGACCACGTTTCATTTGACGCGCATGCCGGCGAGGTGTTAGGTTTCCTCGGTCCGAATGGGGCAGGAAAGACAACCACGATGCGTATTCTCACCTGTTATCTCTCTGCGGATGCAGGAAGTGCCACCGTTGCGGGATACGATGTCTTCGAGGAATCCGTCGAAGTCAGAAAACAGATAGGCTATCTCCCTGAAAGCGCGCCCCTTTATGCCGATATGGGAGTCATTGAATACCTCAATTTTATGACGCAGGTGCGGAACCTTCCAAAAAGCCAACGGAAAGATCGGATTCGGGCGGTTATCGACATCTGTGGACTCGAGGACGTTATCCAAAAAGACATCGGTGAACTCTCAAAAGGCTATCGGCAGCGCGTCGGTCTGGCACAAAGCCTCATCCACGATCCACCTATCCTGATTTTAGATGAACCTACCTCTGGGTTAGACCCAAGCCAAATCATTGAGATCCGTAACTTAATCAAAAACATCGGGCAAGAGAAATTGGTGCTTTTTAGCACACACATTTTGCCTGAAGTCTCTGCTACCTGCAGCCGGATTCTAATCATCAACAACGGGAAGATTGTCGCAAACGGGACACCCGAAGAACTCTCCAGTCAAGCGAAAGGCGAAGAAATTGTGCATATCGCCATCCGAGGTTCACAGGAATCCATTGAGGCACAACTCAACGAATTAGATTTTGTCTCACAGTGGAATCGTGTTGACACGGACAACGGTATCGTAGGGTATCAGATCCATGCCTCTCAGGGGAGCGATGCTGCCGAAGCACTTTTTCACGTGGTTGTGAAGAATGGATGGAGCCTTACAGAACTCCGTCAGGAATCCGTGGATTTAGAGGATGTCTTCCTGAATTTGACAGACAAGGAACAGGCATAA